A single region of the Asterias amurensis chromosome 19, ASM3211899v1 genome encodes:
- the LOC139951879 gene encoding uncharacterized protein: MIDRACAKCGHDGLHIHTRQTRSADKGQTVFFFCPSCKHQEIEYLWRESSDRSTLRGTQGKSSLEQGDEVTTDDDHHLMPERCLTDEEAEHPSLCSNHSMGT; encoded by the exons ATG ATTGACAGGGCATGTGCCAAGTGCGGTCACGATGGACTTCATATCCACACCAGGCAAACACGATCAGCTGATAAAGGACAAACTGTCTTCTTTTTCTGCCCATCATGCAA gcatcaagagattgagtacttaTGGAGAGaatcttcggatcggtctacactgagaggaactcaaggcaaaagctcactggaacaaggagatgaagtCACCACCGACGACGACCACCACCTGATGCccgagagatgtcttactgatgaggaggccgagcaTCCATCCCTCTGTAGTAATCACAGTATGGGTACTTAA